One window of the Anopheles cruzii chromosome 2, idAnoCruzAS_RS32_06, whole genome shotgun sequence genome contains the following:
- the LOC128268224 gene encoding general odorant-binding protein lush-like, giving the protein MKVSVLLSFVVIFCAQNLFHQIDGAMTLKQLTNSMDMMRQACAPKFKLNEAELYGLRKSVFPADPDKELKCYTLCIAQMAGTMTKKGEISFSKTMAQIEAMVPPDMKPMAKESLTHCKDTQASYKDPCDRTYFSAKCAADFAPDAFMFP; this is encoded by the exons ATGAAGGTTTCGGTGTTGCTATCGTTTGTGGTGATATTTTGTGCTCAGAACCTGTTCCACCAGATCGATGGAGCC ATGACTTTAAAGCAACTGACCAATTCCATGGATATGATGCGTCAGGCCTGTGCGCCCAAGTTTAAACTGAACGAAG CGGAACTGTACGGATTGCGCAAGTCGGTGTTTCCTGCCGACCCGGACAAAGAGCTAAAGTGCTATACCTTGTGTATAGCACAAATGGCTGGGACT ATGACCAAAAAGGGAGAGATAAGTTTCTCCAAAACGATGGCGCAAATCGAAGCTATGGTACCACCGGACATGAAACCCATGGCAAAAGAATCGTTAACCCATTGCAAAGACACGC AAGCGTCATACAAAGATCCCTGTGACAGGACATACTTCTCCGCAAAGTGTGCCGCTGATTTCGCTCCGGATGCGTTTATGTTCCCATGA
- the LOC128268223 gene encoding 2-methoxy-6-polyprenyl-1,4-benzoquinol methylase, mitochondrial produces MWLLRSVRQLSKKHNLIPLVRLSTSSSEYANADTASTETDTHFGFETVKESEKWKKVHKVFEEVAASYDLMNDAMSMGIHRVWKDIFMERLAPVGNGNRLLDMAGGTGDISFRYMKYLQRLPAENRTPSHVTVCDINQNMLDVGQKRWERLNLQTTIDTIEWVCADAEQLPFADESFTAYTIAFGIRNCTHIDRVLAEAYRILKPGGRFMCLEFSHVNNEALKWVYDQYSFQVIPPMGQILANQWHPYQYLVESIRKFPLQDDFKAMIQNAGFKCVQYENLTFGVVAIHSGFKI; encoded by the exons ATGTGGTTGTTACGTAGTGTAAGACAGCTAagcaaaaaacataatttaattccTTTAGTTCGATTATCAACAAGCTCCAGCGAATATGCCAACGCAGACACCGCATCAACGGAAACGGACACCCATTTTGGGTTCGAGACGGtcaaagagagcgagaaatggaagaaagtaCACAAGGTGTTCGAAGAGGTTGCGGCTTCGTACGATCTCATGAACGATGCAATGTCCATGGGAATCCATCGCGTTTGGAAGGATATTTTCATGGAGCGCCTTGCACCGGTTGGCAACGGAAACCGCTTGCTGGATATGGCCGGCGGTACCGGCGACATCTCGTTCCGATACATGAAGTATTTGCAAAGGCTGCCGGCCGAGAATCGTACGCCTAGTCATGTTACGGTTTGCGATATCAATCAGAACATGCTAGACGTAGGCCAGAAACGATGGGAAAG ATTAAACCTTCAGACTACTATCGACACGATCGAGTGGGTTTGCGCTGATGCTGAACAACTACCATTCGCCGATGAGTCTTTTACAGCTTATACGATTGCTTTCGGAATCAGGAATTGTACCCACATTGATAGG GTTCTTGCGGAAGCTTACCGTATTTTAAAGCCGGGAGGCCGGTTTATGTGTTTAGAATTTAGCCACGTCAATAATGAAGCACTGAAATG GGTGTATGACCAATATTCATTTCAAGTTATTCCACCAATGGGCCAAATACTAGCGAACCAGTGGCACCCGTACCAGTACTTGGTCGAAAGCATACGAAAGTTTCCACTTCAGGATGACTTCAAAGCAATGATACAAAACGCTGGCTTCAAATGTGTTCAGTACGAGAACTTAACATTTGGTGTTGTTGCAATCCATTCTGGGTTTAAGATATAA
- the LOC128268225 gene encoding uncharacterized protein LOC128268225 has translation MRVEMNLDVQRCDEDDDIDSRIAEFKQDSDKMHDLNLFVDSVLNEAQKNAEVKLQEKLEHDRPKNGNKLLTGIKQHRVVTRTRGIVLRLFEAICNCTNSATIPGQRPATAPANLASSSRN, from the exons ATGCGCGTGGAAATGAATCTGGATGTTCAGCGATgtgacgaagacgacgacatCGACAGCAGAATAGCGGAGTTTAAGCAAGACTCGGACAAAATGCACGATCTGAATCTATTCGTCGACAGCGTGCTAAATGAGGCCCAAAAGAATGCGGAAGTGAAGCTGCAGGAAAAGCTC GAGCACGATCGACCGAAAAACG gaaacaaattactcACCGGCATCAAGCAGCACCGGGTAGTTACGCGCACCAGAGGGATCGTGCTTCGACTGTTCGAAGCTATCTGCAACTGCACCAATTCCGCCACCATCCCCGGTCAGCGTCCGGCGACTGCACCAGCAAACTTGGCATCATCATCCAGGAACTAA